AACCTTATCTCTCCTCCATGGTCGACTTGAtctgaagatgaagaaaaagaaaggaaCAATGGTCGTTGGCATGGCCGAGACAGATCTGGACCACAACTTCGACAATCTTGTTGCTCCAGCGGCGGGTTTCGATGGGCTTGTTGCAGCGACGAGGGAGACAAACTAAGATTTGGCTAGGATGGAGGGATCGATTTTGGCTTTTCTATTTCTAGGTTTcggttcaagaaactggttatgggttcaagaaactggttttgaaCTTTTGATTTGATCTGGgtggttttattttatttttttttatcttgatTTGTTGagaatttaagttaatatccaTTTTTTGCATTAACAGATGATAAAATAGGAAGTAGAAAATTTTAGAAGAGAAAATCGATAGtcattaatttagatttttctttgtagaaattatttaggttcgataaagttttttaatttaatattttaataatttttattttaaaaatctatatagtaatatttttcataattttaaattaatttaaatatttttttaagaaaattatgagttGGACTAATAGAGTATTGATGTGTTATTGTAATCAACACTTAACTAAATTGTTAAAAGAGGTATGGATGGAATCACACAAATTGATAAATTGAGCATTTTTGCCGCAACTTTTAAAATTTCAGTACTTATATGCAACAAACTCAACAATttgagtatttatgccgcaaattttcctaaaaaaaatgcCAAATTTGGCATCTAGtgtaaaaatttcccaaaaaacCTGCCTAACGTGCAACCTTATTGAAATgcattggaaatatttcaagtATTAATATTTGGACTCAAAATATTACACAATATGACCACTCATTTAAGATACTGAATTAATGATCTTTGGTCTTCAAAATCACTTCTAAACATTTCATTGTTCAGTAGCGTTCAGCCATTTGGATTATGGGCATAATTATTGAAGATCATTGTCtcacatggattaaatgtaaaagtattgagccatatataaaaatatgagctactccactcattgccaattggttttgaaatgaaaccccatgattctcaacatggtatcaaaGCCATATCCCTAGCGGGCTTTCGATCCACACCTATCTAGATGGTTAGCCAGCCACACGAGATCCAAATGGTGAAAAAACACCTAAGATTAGGCGAGCAAATGACAGGGCCTGTGATAAGGTGATTCAAGATTGGTGAGCAAAAATAGCCACCATTTTGAGGGGATATTGGAGAACATTAtcccacatggattaaatgtaaaaatattgagtcatatataagtacatgggctactccactcattgccaattggttttgagatggaaccccatgattctcaacaataATAACCAAATAGTGCCGATAATAAAAACACAAGTTAGGTTCTCCGATGCTTCACCAAAAAAGGCAAAATCGTGATTTATTCATCAACTCTCTACAATTATCAAAGGTTAGAATCAAGTATTTAAATTTTGGACAAAAACCCACCACAAACAAGGGAAAGGCAAAAAAGACAATTGATGATTAGGGACCAACAGGTTTTTTTACACTGTCAAGCTTTTTTCCTTCTAGAACTTGTTTTCCTTTTGGATTTATTCGAGCCTGCTCCTCTATCCTGCAGAAACATATAAAGAGAAAACTAAAATGAGATAAACACCAAAATAATACTAGTGCATTTGAAAAACTACCTTCTTGTATTGCCTGTAAGCAATTTGACCTGTCAGCTCTTGCCCATTTTTATTGACATAAACCTGATGATAAACATTCCAGCATTAGATTCAAACTAAATTTACTAAGGCAAAGACGAATATAGGCCAAGTACATAATCACATAGCAGCATGTAAAACGATATGTAAATTATTAGACAGAAGAATGAATTCACCACCTAACAAAATCAAGCAAACAATATGCTTAGCTTAACATACCTTTCGTCCATCTGAGCCTGTAAACCAATGACCAACAGATTGACCAACTGGTTGAACACCCCTTTTGCCAGAATCCTCTCTAGTGCCAGCACTGCTTCTAGGATCCACCCAGTTATGGAGGCCTTCTCCAGGGTTGGATGATTGTGCTCTACTTCGTCCTCTCTTTGAGCTTCTCTTAACACTAGTTTTTCGTGATGTGCTCCCTTCATTTGGATCTACCCAGTTTTGAGAAGCATCAAAAACTTTCCCAGCACTTTGTTTTACAGACTTACCATTTTGCTTATTTGAACCCTTCTTAGCAGTACTACTTTGTGTTGTGTTTCCTTTAGGTAGGTTAATAGAGCCTCGAGAGCCAAGGAAGACTTCATTCACTTTGTTTCTTCCTCTCTTTGAACTCCCAAGATTAGCATGTTGAGTTGCTTGTCGTTCGGGAGCTTGTCTGCTACCAAATTGTCCCCTGAACAGGTAACCAAGCACAAGTTATAACAACATAGTTCACATGATAAATTTCCTAAGAGAACACAAGCAGCAACACAGGTAGAAGTATTTACATGTAATCAATAAATGACGATCGACTCTGTTGATTTTCACTGTCCTCATCAATACCTAATGGGGAGAAATTAAATAAGCGATTGCGAACTAACTTCCGAACCCTAGGATCATGATGGAGAAAATAACGATGTGCAGGCAGAAGGGGATTAACCACATTTAAGGACTGTTCAATGATTTGTCCATTTGCAGTCTTTCCCATTTTTTTACATGATTTCTTATCATGCAAAGAGCGGAAGTATTCTTCACATAACTCATCTAAAACAGGTGTACAAACACTCTTAACTGGACAGAAATCTTTCCATAAGTCCAGTCCCTGGGGCATTAAACCTGAAGCTTTTCTTATTTGTTCCCCTGTAGTGGTAGGATGGCTAGTGTTTTGTTTGTGATTTTCCCTGATTATAACTTCTTCACTTGTGGAAGTATCGTCTGAATCAGAATCAATTAACTGGAACTTTCGAAGAGGACTAACAGTTACATCCCAAAACAATTTTTCATTGTGACCTGATTCCACGCTTGCAGAAGCTGTTACAGTTGAAACTGGCttgttttttattgttttccACTGTCCATGTAAAGGGATCTTTGAACTACTACACATGCCATGATGTGGTGCTGATGGATTTACTTCTGCTGCACACATTTTTGCTaaacatttaataaaaaaaaaataaaaaataaaacttaaaatacAAACACACAGGCAATACATAATTCAGGTATCGTGGAGGAGAGTCAAATTGAGAAACAAAAAGACCCGATTCATACCTAACGTTACAAGACATGAACTTCCGAACTTCGATTATATAATATTCTACCAAGAATTCACAACTAGAGATAACAATTTCACATTCAAAGAACTTTCTATTAAGAGCAACAATGCTCTCAAATCATttgatcttttcaaaaaaaatgctCAAATTCTCAGTGTCCCTGATACCATTTCAACGAAATTCATTAGCATAAATCcaagaaaaggaaaagaaaaaaagaagagtcAAAGTTCTGCCATACCATTCAACACTAAATTACATCGCAGAAAATCAATCTTGAGCCACATATTATGAAGTTTCTTCTGACACAGTTATTCCTTATGTTCTTAAACTTGAGAATATTAAAAAGAACAACAGCGTAAAGATTCGCATATACAATACCTCCAAATTTATCAGgaataatagtaaaaaaaaaaaaacaaaccctAAACGTACAAGCATTGAATGTATAGATATATACCTCGTAAGATATCTTCTTGTGAGGAGAAATCCTCGATATCTTCCTCTCCATCGCCACAAAGCGGCAGCGGCATTATGGCCAACTGGGGTTTTCCTCGCCTGAGCCGTTTGAAAACCCGAGGCGGGTATGGTCGGGTGTCGATATCCGAGTCCGCGACTTCAGGTCCGAATTCGTCTTCGTCGTCATCGAGAGGCGTACTTGGCTCAATAGCAGAAGGATCTGGAGCTGGTTTTTGAGGGGGATTGGAGTGTTCCTGATGATCAGGTATACGGGGCTCCGATTCGAAACCAAAATCAAAGCCCAGAGAGAACGAGGGAGGTTCGCAGTCCgccatgaaaataaaaattaccctGACAGAGCGACCATAATAAAATGCGACTGCTACTTATAGTGCCTAATTTGAATATTGGAAATTTGGAGggaatcaaaaataaatttccTGTTTCGGTAATTTTAGACAAttcgaaaaacaaaaatggcGGGTTCGTATTCAACTACAAATTTAAACCATTtccttccaaaaaaaaaaaaaaaaaaacgtattgaacaatatatataaactaacgTGCCTACCAGTGATAATTAGTTGAAAGTAACCTTCGTTAAAATTTGTAAGTTACTTTCACTAATTACTCTTAAATATGAAAAGTGTAATACAAATTAGCTTCTTGAAgctaaattttttctttttctctttttttttttttttttttgagagaaagcAAGCTGCAAAAACACCAAACGAAAAACCAAGCAGCAGAAAAGGAATTAGATAAATTCCTCCTAAGCTTCTTCCCTCGACCTGATGGCTTCTTTTGCAAGACCATGGGCGTCCGTGATGAACTGACGAGGCAAGTAATGCAAAGATGCTTCAGGAAAATTGGAAAAGAGCAAACGAATCCGAGACACAAGACGAGAAAGAGCAGAGAGGTCTTGCCTTCTTAAACTTGGTATCCAAAGTTAAATTGTATCATATGTTTGTTTATATGTAAGTCCATATAATTTTTTCCATCACTATCTACTaattaaacaacataaaaggaTTAACATTATATGTATGTCATGTTTGGTTTGATATAATAGAGATTAATCGaatcaaaatttttattaatttttgaaataaagatCTCAGATTTGGCCAACCAACAGCGGAGTCGTATTAATACTAATGCTTGCCACGTGTTACACAATaagaatagaaagtaaaagaatacagaattttatagaggttcggcccccttagttagcgggtaatgacctactctccttttagttgtattgatatCGAGAGATAATACTATTTAGATCACTATAGGTGGGATCTGAGATAGCTCTCTTAGGGTTACAATGTGGGAATCAAAGATGGCAAATCTCAAGCTTAGAGAGAAGCAATGATGGGCATGTGAGAGACAGAGATGAGATGAGTTGTCAGACTTAAAGCATAAGGCTTAGTGTTTGAGACTTAGCGTTTTAGAGTTTAGTTAAGGCTCTTTATATAGGAGAGCTTAAACCCTTGTTTTAGATAAAATAAGTagatatttacatattaaattagcaaaatacacatgactaaaatgccctttaaaaatagatattttcccTATATTTTCGTGAGTTGTTAAGGCCCAATTCGTAATCTAGCTTGTTGACCACGCATGAAGCTGTACACCAAAGTCCTGCCAGGCCAAGTTCTGGCTGGCCATGCACCTGCAAGATGTAGGCTGGCCGGCCTTGTGTTGTCCAGAAGCTGGCCGGCCATAGGGCAGGCCAACCTCCTTAACGTGATTGGTCCGTCATTCGTCATCCCGTTTGAGTGTCAGGACTCCCTATAAGTTAAAGTGTTGAGTAGATGACTTGGCCTTCTTGTTGGTGAGTTGTACTACCACGTGGCACTGATAGCGGCCATGTAGACATGCCCTATCAAGTgggcaaaaattgggataacatttgccccccaagtcccTGTGCGGACATCTGTGAAGATAGGGACTTTCCAGCTTAGTTGGAACTGATGTGGCCTTAATTGAGTAAATGTGTTGgattatgttttaccaggatctagatttactaccatgtatgttgtttaacatcctaaatatgaatttctaaaacaatgtaatttaaacacatataaagtttgagaaaccttacattgggtgcagcggaattaaatgactcattccgctcaaatctctaacccttgtatcttttctgtagcagagtatcaccaagatctgagcccgattctccttctcttgaattggattcttcacagtcttacacactatgattgagtaccacttgatgtgtgtgggcacttactctatcactatagggttcggaatattgaagagagaaaagagagaggaagggTTCGAATAAGATAGAGAAGATGGCTCAAATTTTTGATTGAAGGCAAGTGTGTTCATCATCTTTTAATTTGaggtcatcactatctatttataggaatccaactaggtttaggtttgaattatttggcattaaaaaattaataaaatgaatGGTAAAATACACCACAAGTGGACGGCCATGGATGTGggcccccactttgcaattttgccattttttcaattatttatcttattttctcataaatacaattttttcatttcaaccatttaaatgccaaaactatttatttaggtggcgtttggtaacacttttgttttttaattttaaaaacagaaaaataaaagtagt
This Cannabis sativa cultivar Pink pepper isolate KNU-18-1 chromosome 6, ASM2916894v1, whole genome shotgun sequence DNA region includes the following protein-coding sequences:
- the LOC115724434 gene encoding uncharacterized protein LOC115724434 isoform X2, with protein sequence MADCEPPSFSLGFDFGFESEPRIPDHQEHSNPPQKPAPDPSAIEPSTPLDDDEDEFGPEVADSDIDTRPYPPRVFKRLRRGKPQLAIMPLPLCGDGEEDIEDFSSQEDILREVNPSAPHHGMCSSSKIPLHGQWKTIKNKPVSTVTASASVESGHNEKLFWDVTVSPLRKFQLIDSDSDDTSTSEEVIIRENHKQNTSHPTTTGEQIRKASGLMPQGLDLWKDFCPVKSVCTPVLDELCEEYFRSLHDKKSCKKMGKTANGQIIEQSLNVVNPLLPAHRYFLHHDPRVRKLVRNRLFNFSPLGIDEDSENQQSRSSFIDYMGQFGSRQAPERQATQHANLGSSKRGRNKVNEVFLGSRGSINLPKGNTTQSSTAKKGSNKQNGKSVKQSAGKVFDASQNWVDPNEGSTSRKTSVKRSSKRGRSRAQSSNPGEGLHNWVDPRSSAGTREDSGKRGVQPVGQSVGHWFTGSDGRKVYVNKNGQELTGQIAYRQYKKDRGAGSNKSKRKTSSRRKKA
- the LOC115724434 gene encoding uncharacterized protein LOC115724434 isoform X1 yields the protein MADCEPPSFSLGFDFGFESEPRIPDHQEHSNPPQKPAPDPSAIEPSTPLDDDEDEFGPEVADSDIDTRPYPPRVFKRLRRGKPQLAIMPLPLCGDGEEDIEDFSSQEDILRAEVNPSAPHHGMCSSSKIPLHGQWKTIKNKPVSTVTASASVESGHNEKLFWDVTVSPLRKFQLIDSDSDDTSTSEEVIIRENHKQNTSHPTTTGEQIRKASGLMPQGLDLWKDFCPVKSVCTPVLDELCEEYFRSLHDKKSCKKMGKTANGQIIEQSLNVVNPLLPAHRYFLHHDPRVRKLVRNRLFNFSPLGIDEDSENQQSRSSFIDYMGQFGSRQAPERQATQHANLGSSKRGRNKVNEVFLGSRGSINLPKGNTTQSSTAKKGSNKQNGKSVKQSAGKVFDASQNWVDPNEGSTSRKTSVKRSSKRGRSRAQSSNPGEGLHNWVDPRSSAGTREDSGKRGVQPVGQSVGHWFTGSDGRKVYVNKNGQELTGQIAYRQYKKDRGAGSNKSKRKTSSRRKKA